Proteins encoded in a region of the Bradyrhizobium sp. CB3481 genome:
- a CDS encoding HAD family hydrolase, giving the protein MDAIYFDLDGTLTDPKPGITRSIQYALQRLDHHTIPTEDELTWCIGPPLRASFVRLLGADHAADRALALYRERFSDVGLYENGVYDGISEVLTALCTSGHRLFVATSKPHVFAERIIDHFGLRGHFERVFGSELDGTRVDKSHLLEYALKEISVDPAKTLMIGDRSHDMVGAKNNGMKGIGVLYGYGSRDELLGAGAHHVCATPAAILRCIS; this is encoded by the coding sequence ATGGACGCGATCTATTTCGATCTCGACGGGACGCTGACCGACCCCAAGCCGGGCATCACCCGCTCGATCCAATATGCGCTGCAACGGCTCGACCATCATACGATCCCGACCGAGGACGAGTTGACTTGGTGCATCGGCCCGCCGCTGCGCGCCAGCTTTGTGAGGCTGCTCGGCGCCGATCACGCCGCTGACCGCGCGCTGGCACTCTACCGCGAGCGATTTTCCGATGTCGGCCTCTATGAGAACGGCGTCTATGACGGCATCAGCGAAGTGCTGACAGCGCTCTGTACTTCCGGCCACCGGCTGTTCGTCGCGACCAGCAAGCCGCACGTGTTCGCCGAACGAATCATCGATCATTTCGGCCTGCGCGGTCACTTCGAGCGCGTGTTCGGTTCCGAACTCGACGGCACCCGCGTGGATAAATCGCATCTGCTCGAATACGCGCTGAAGGAAATTTCGGTCGATCCGGCCAAAACCCTGATGATCGGCGACCGCAGCCACGACATGGTCGGCGCGAAAAACAACGGCATGAAGGGCATTGGCGTGCTCTACGGCTATGGCAGCCGTGACGAACTGCTCGGCGCCGGCGCGCACCATGTCTGCGCGACACCGGCCGCGATTTTGCGCTGCATATCCTGA
- a CDS encoding dihydroorotase, which yields MNQRFDTILKSGTVVNQDGEGVRDIGILNGRIAAIGGLGQASAAETIDCKGLHILPGVMDTQVHFREPGLTHKEDLETGSRSAVMGGVTAVFEMPNTNPLTVTEEAFTEKIRAGHHRMHCDFAFFIGGTRENVNHLPELERAPGCAGVKVFIGSSTGALLVEDDESLRRIFQVIRRRAAFHAEDEYRLNERKPIRVEGDPRSHPVWRDETAALMATQRLVNLARETGKRIHVLHISTRQEIEYLRDHKDVASCEATPHHLTMAAPECYERLGTLAQMNPPVRSADHREGIWYGIEQGIIDVLGSDHAPHTLEEKAKAYPASPSGMTGVQTLVPLMLDHVNAGRLSLQRFVDLTSAGPARLFNIACKGRIAAGYDADFTIVDLKRSETITNKWVASKAGWTPYDGVRVTGWPVGTFVRGKRVMWQGELTTPSTGEPVRFLETASPQLSLSSPAQAQAGDPVFQRR from the coding sequence ATGAATCAACGATTTGATACCATTCTAAAATCCGGCACCGTGGTCAATCAGGACGGCGAGGGCGTCCGGGACATCGGTATTTTAAATGGCCGGATCGCCGCGATCGGCGGGCTTGGACAGGCTTCCGCCGCCGAGACGATCGACTGCAAGGGCCTGCATATCCTGCCCGGCGTGATGGATACGCAGGTGCATTTCCGCGAGCCCGGGCTGACGCATAAAGAAGATCTGGAGACCGGGTCGCGCAGCGCCGTGATGGGCGGCGTGACAGCCGTGTTCGAGATGCCGAACACCAACCCGCTCACGGTCACCGAGGAGGCGTTCACCGAGAAGATCAGGGCTGGCCACCATCGCATGCATTGCGATTTTGCGTTCTTTATCGGTGGCACGCGCGAGAACGTTAATCATCTGCCTGAACTCGAGCGCGCACCTGGCTGCGCCGGCGTCAAGGTATTCATCGGTTCCTCCACCGGCGCGCTGCTGGTCGAGGACGACGAGAGCCTGCGCCGCATCTTCCAGGTGATCCGCCGCCGCGCCGCGTTCCACGCCGAGGACGAATACCGCCTCAACGAGCGCAAGCCGATCCGCGTCGAGGGCGATCCGCGCTCGCATCCGGTCTGGCGCGACGAGACCGCGGCGCTGATGGCGACGCAGCGGCTGGTCAACCTCGCGCGCGAGACCGGAAAGCGCATCCACGTGCTGCACATCTCGACCAGGCAGGAGATCGAATATTTACGCGATCACAAGGACGTCGCCTCCTGCGAGGCAACGCCGCATCACCTCACCATGGCCGCGCCGGAATGCTACGAGCGGCTCGGCACGCTGGCGCAGATGAACCCGCCGGTACGCTCGGCCGATCACCGCGAGGGCATCTGGTACGGCATCGAGCAGGGCATTATCGACGTGCTCGGCTCCGACCACGCGCCGCATACGCTGGAGGAAAAGGCCAAGGCCTATCCGGCTTCGCCCTCGGGCATGACGGGGGTGCAGACGCTGGTGCCGTTGATGCTCGACCACGTCAATGCCGGGCGGCTGTCGCTACAGCGCTTCGTCGATCTGACCAGCGCCGGTCCGGCGCGCCTGTTCAACATCGCGTGCAAGGGCCGCATCGCAGCCGGCTATGACGCCGACTTCACCATCGTCGATCTCAAGCGCAGCGAGACCATCACCAACAAATGGGTGGCCTCAAAGGCCGGTTGGACGCCCTATGACGGTGTCCGCGTCACCGGCTGGCCGGTCGGCACCTTCGTGCGCGGCAAGCGCGTGATGTGGCAGGGCGAGCTGACGACGCCGTCAACCGGCGAGCCGGTGCGGTTTTTGGAGACTGCGTCGCCCCAACTATCGCTGTCATCACCCGCGCAGGCGCAGGCGGGTGATCCAGTATTCCAGAGACGTTAG
- a CDS encoding folate-binding protein, with protein MKAAFLPDRGVVKVTGEDARNFLNGLITTDVSLLTPGFGRFGALLTPQGKITTDFLITEAPAGHGGGFLIDAPRVLAQNLADKLGFYKLRAKVAVENISDSMGVMAAWDGEPAMKPDLAFADPRHESLGWRILVSEDLKQKVADLIGAELVDSEAYEVHRIAAGVPRGGLDFMYSDAFPHETNMDRLHGVDFDKGCYVGQEVVSRMQHRGTARTRIVRVTLEDFSPETGVAVLGGDKQVGTMGSTAGGHGLALLRIDRVADALDAGLSLTAGGLAIRLTDPNDVRTPPKQTVA; from the coding sequence ATGAAAGCAGCGTTTCTCCCTGATCGGGGCGTGGTGAAGGTGACGGGCGAGGACGCCCGCAACTTTCTCAACGGCCTCATCACCACAGACGTCTCGCTGCTTACGCCCGGGTTCGGCCGGTTCGGCGCGCTACTGACGCCGCAGGGCAAGATCACGACCGACTTCCTGATTACCGAGGCCCCGGCCGGCCATGGCGGCGGCTTCCTGATCGATGCGCCGCGCGTGCTGGCGCAAAACCTCGCCGACAAGCTTGGCTTCTACAAGCTGCGCGCCAAGGTCGCGGTGGAAAATATCTCTGATAGCATGGGCGTCATGGCGGCGTGGGACGGTGAGCCTGCGATGAAGCCCGATCTGGCGTTTGCCGATCCGCGCCATGAAAGCCTGGGCTGGCGCATTCTCGTATCAGAGGATCTCAAGCAGAAGGTGGCCGATCTGATCGGCGCCGAGCTTGTGGACAGCGAGGCCTACGAGGTCCATCGCATTGCAGCGGGCGTGCCGCGCGGCGGGCTCGATTTCATGTACAGCGATGCGTTCCCGCACGAGACCAACATGGACCGCCTGCACGGGGTCGATTTCGACAAGGGCTGCTATGTCGGCCAGGAGGTGGTGTCGCGGATGCAGCATCGCGGCACCGCGCGGACGCGGATCGTACGCGTCACGCTCGAAGATTTTTCGCCGGAGACCGGCGTCGCCGTGCTCGGTGGCGACAAGCAGGTCGGCACCATGGGATCGACCGCCGGCGGCCACGGCCTGGCCCTGCTGCGGATCGACCGCGTGGCCGACGCGCTCGATGCCGGCCTTTCGCTCACCGCCGGCGGGCTTGCGATCCGACTGACCGACCCGAACGATGTGCGTACCCCGCCGAAGCAGACCGTCGCATGA
- a CDS encoding DNA-3-methyladenine glycosylase I, producing the protein MSKSARLHPDGKMRCPWPGEDPFYMAYHDTEWGVPEYDDRALYEKLILDGFQAGLSWITILRKRDNFRKAFDDFQPEKIARYSEKKVHTLMNDAGIVRNRAKIEGTINSAKAYLKIMEEGPGFSKFLWDFVDGKPIVNQFKTTASVPASTPVSVKISKELGSRGFKFVGPTIVYAFMQATGMVNDHLVTCFCHESCSGKLRKPRLKAK; encoded by the coding sequence ATGAGCAAATCTGCGCGCCTGCATCCCGACGGCAAGATGCGATGCCCGTGGCCGGGCGAAGACCCGTTCTACATGGCCTATCACGATACCGAATGGGGCGTACCCGAATATGACGACCGTGCGCTCTATGAAAAACTGATCCTCGACGGCTTCCAGGCCGGGCTGTCCTGGATCACGATCCTGCGCAAGCGCGACAATTTTCGCAAAGCCTTCGACGACTTCCAGCCGGAGAAGATCGCACGCTACAGCGAGAAGAAGGTCCATACGCTGATGAACGATGCCGGCATCGTTCGCAATCGCGCCAAGATCGAAGGCACCATTAATAGCGCCAAGGCTTACCTGAAGATTATGGAGGAAGGCCCGGGCTTTTCGAAGTTCCTGTGGGACTTCGTCGACGGCAAGCCCATCGTCAACCAGTTCAAGACCACGGCGAGCGTGCCGGCCTCGACGCCGGTGTCGGTGAAGATTTCGAAGGAACTCGGCAGTCGCGGCTTCAAATTCGTCGGCCCGACCATCGTCTACGCCTTCATGCAGGCGACCGGCATGGTCAATGACCACCTGGTCACCTGCTTCTGCCACGAAAGCTGCAGCGGCAAACTTCGCAAGCCCCGCCTCAAGGCCAAATGA
- a CDS encoding HD family hydrolase, which translates to MTPRKSSTVANRAWQRMLSGRRLDLLDPSPLDIEIVDIAHGLARVARWNGQTSGAHIFSVAQHTLLVETVLREQMPRVDARFRLAALLHDAPEYVIGDMISPFKAVLGGDYKVVEKRLLSAIHIRFGLPAVLADEITKAIKAADRGAAYLEATHLAGFSESEAKRLFGRDPGLPASTVRDYLTPWTAARAEKQFLARFSLLLG; encoded by the coding sequence ATGACGCCGCGAAAATCGTCAACCGTCGCGAACCGCGCCTGGCAGCGGATGCTGTCGGGGCGGCGGCTCGATCTGCTCGACCCTTCCCCGCTCGATATCGAGATCGTCGACATCGCCCACGGCCTGGCGCGTGTGGCGCGCTGGAACGGTCAGACCAGCGGCGCGCATATTTTCTCGGTGGCGCAGCACACGCTGCTGGTGGAGACCGTGCTGCGCGAGCAGATGCCGCGCGTCGACGCCCGTTTCCGCCTCGCGGCGCTGCTGCACGACGCGCCGGAATATGTCATCGGCGACATGATCTCGCCGTTCAAGGCGGTGCTCGGCGGCGACTACAAGGTGGTGGAGAAGCGTCTGCTTTCGGCAATCCATATCCGCTTCGGCCTGCCGGCGGTTCTGGCCGACGAGATCACCAAGGCCATCAAGGCCGCCGACCGCGGCGCGGCCTATCTCGAAGCCACCCATCTGGCCGGATTTTCGGAAAGCGAGGCCAAGCGCCTGTTCGGCAGGGACCCCGGCCTGCCTGCGTCCACGGTACGCGATTATCTGACACCCTGGACCGCAGCCCGGGCCGAGAAGCAGTTTTTGGCCCGATTTAGCCTCCTGCTTGGTTGA
- a CDS encoding protein-tyrosine phosphatase family protein, with the protein MLHVCSLAALPETVRATGASHILTVMANVDQVQRPASVLEANHLKVSMDDIIEQMDGFVAPSVEHIERVLNFVRGWDRSAPMVVHCYAGISRSTASAFAAACALNPNRDEIEIARQIRARSPIASPNRLIVSLADKALGREGRMLRALDEMGPGSMTVEGRPFQLDLE; encoded by the coding sequence ATGCTTCACGTCTGCTCGCTTGCCGCACTTCCCGAGACCGTGCGGGCCACCGGCGCCAGCCATATTCTCACCGTGATGGCCAATGTCGACCAGGTGCAGCGTCCGGCTTCGGTGCTCGAGGCCAACCACCTCAAGGTGTCGATGGACGACATTATCGAGCAGATGGACGGCTTCGTTGCGCCGTCGGTCGAGCACATCGAGCGGGTGCTCAATTTTGTCCGCGGCTGGGACCGCAGCGCGCCGATGGTCGTGCATTGCTATGCCGGCATCAGCCGCTCGACGGCGAGCGCCTTCGCCGCGGCCTGCGCGCTCAATCCGAACCGCGACGAGATCGAGATTGCTCGGCAAATCCGGGCACGCTCGCCCATCGCCTCGCCCAACCGGCTGATCGTCAGCCTCGCCGACAAGGCGCTGGGACGCGAGGGGCGGATGCTGCGCGCGCTCGATGAAATGGGCCCTGGCAGCATGACCGTCGAAGGCCGGCCCTTCCAGCTCGATCTGGAATAG
- a CDS encoding DUF2339 domain-containing protein produces MFEDPFVFFALVIAIVALIFARKAMNQVAELRQRLEAIQAAPATVAPPVPPPLTPFEQFEQSLPPASTAAAAPTPPPVLPEIESAAPVLPSEAPEQAAGGATPPPPPPPLPQPGRGFEETIGTQWVVWVGGLTLALGGFFMVRYSIEAGLLGPGVRTILGGLFALALLLAGEWTRRKESVSSIAALPIANIPAILTAAGTAVAFATVYAAYALYDFLVPATAFVLLGLVAMGTLAAALLHGPALAGLGIVGAFATPVLVSSGKPDFWALYIYLAIVTAAAFGLARVRLWRWLAVTTIAFALLWTFPCLQCGPSMVGPHAFHVLVGFILAALLVVCGFMFGPPADAGEVEPISSGSLAAYLLGATLIVLNSFHADMAMVVFGVLVAGSLLVAWRSDAATGAVGAAAALVFVVFAEWAVRANSDMLVLPGGPLQGIGPSATDGSVSVHLISAAIFAAGFGIAGFLAQGRSTGPIIPVIWSAAAVFTPLALLVALYARIALLDRSIPFAILAVLLAAANAAATEILSKREDRPGLQAAIALFATGTLAALALALTFALEKGWLTIALALMSAGTAWISTQRPIPFLRTLAAVLAGIVVLRIGYEPRIVGHAVGTTPIFNWLLWGYGIPAASFWAGSILLRRGGDDAPLRTVESAAILFTVLLAFMEIRHAVNHGDVYYASAGLTEIALQVCVALAMAIGLERLCLRTGSVIHNAGAILLTAFAGLATLFGLLLLENPMLGWIDVGGVVINLLLLGYALPAVLALLLSYAVAGQRPVVYANTIAAAALVLALAYVTFEIRRIYHGAVISDGPTSGAEQYTYSIAYLAFGVALLGIGIVVNSQRARLASAVVIGLTILKAFLIDMSTLTGVYRALSFMCLGLVLVAIGWLYQRILFRRQAPVPAAPAAPAGE; encoded by the coding sequence ATGTTCGAAGACCCCTTCGTTTTCTTCGCGCTCGTAATAGCAATTGTCGCGCTGATTTTCGCGCGGAAGGCCATGAATCAGGTGGCGGAGCTGCGCCAACGCCTGGAGGCGATCCAGGCCGCGCCGGCCACCGTCGCGCCACCCGTGCCTCCGCCGCTCACGCCGTTTGAACAATTCGAGCAGAGCCTGCCGCCGGCTTCGACCGCGGCCGCCGCGCCGACACCGCCGCCTGTTCTTCCCGAGATCGAATCTGCTGCGCCCGTTTTGCCCTCCGAAGCCCCGGAGCAAGCTGCAGGCGGCGCGACACCGCCACCGCCGCCTCCCCCGCTCCCGCAGCCGGGCCGCGGCTTCGAGGAAACCATCGGCACCCAATGGGTAGTGTGGGTCGGCGGCCTGACGCTTGCCCTGGGCGGCTTCTTCATGGTGCGCTATTCGATCGAGGCCGGCCTGCTCGGCCCCGGCGTGCGCACCATTCTGGGCGGACTGTTCGCGCTGGCCCTGCTGTTGGCCGGCGAATGGACGCGCCGCAAGGAGAGCGTGTCTTCCATTGCCGCGCTGCCAATCGCCAATATCCCGGCGATCCTGACCGCTGCCGGAACGGCGGTGGCGTTCGCGACGGTGTACGCCGCCTACGCGCTATATGACTTCCTGGTGCCTGCCACCGCGTTCGTCCTGCTAGGTCTGGTGGCGATGGGCACGCTGGCCGCAGCACTGCTGCATGGCCCGGCGCTCGCCGGCCTCGGCATCGTCGGCGCGTTCGCGACGCCAGTTCTGGTGTCCTCAGGCAAGCCCGACTTCTGGGCGCTCTACATCTATCTCGCGATCGTCACCGCCGCAGCCTTTGGCTTGGCGCGCGTCCGGCTGTGGCGCTGGCTCGCGGTCACCACGATTGCCTTCGCGCTGTTGTGGACATTCCCCTGCTTGCAATGCGGCCCGTCGATGGTCGGCCCGCATGCGTTCCACGTGCTCGTCGGCTTCATTCTCGCTGCATTACTCGTGGTGTGCGGCTTCATGTTCGGCCCGCCGGCCGACGCCGGCGAAGTCGAGCCGATTTCGTCCGGTTCGCTGGCGGCCTATCTGCTTGGCGCCACCTTGATTGTGCTGAACAGTTTTCATGCCGATATGGCGATGGTCGTGTTCGGCGTGCTGGTGGCCGGCAGTCTCCTGGTCGCCTGGCGCAGCGATGCCGCCACCGGCGCCGTCGGCGCCGCTGCAGCGCTGGTCTTCGTCGTGTTCGCCGAATGGGCGGTTCGCGCCAACTCCGACATGCTGGTGCTGCCCGGCGGGCCGCTGCAGGGCATCGGACCGAGCGCCACGGACGGATCGGTGTCGGTGCATTTGATATCGGCCGCGATCTTCGCCGCGGGCTTTGGGATCGCTGGCTTCCTGGCGCAAGGCCGCTCCACCGGGCCGATCATACCGGTGATCTGGTCGGCAGCGGCCGTGTTCACGCCGCTGGCGCTGCTGGTCGCTCTCTATGCCCGCATCGCGCTTCTCGACCGCTCGATCCCGTTTGCGATTCTCGCGGTGCTGCTGGCCGCGGCCAATGCCGCGGCGACCGAGATCCTCAGTAAGCGCGAGGACCGTCCAGGCTTGCAGGCCGCGATCGCGCTGTTTGCGACCGGCACCCTCGCGGCGCTGGCACTGGCGCTGACCTTTGCGCTCGAAAAAGGCTGGCTGACGATCGCGCTCGCGCTGATGTCGGCAGGCACGGCCTGGATCTCGACCCAGCGGCCGATTCCATTCCTGCGCACGCTCGCCGCCGTCCTCGCCGGCATCGTCGTGCTGCGCATCGGCTATGAACCGCGCATCGTCGGCCATGCCGTCGGCACCACGCCGATCTTCAATTGGCTGTTGTGGGGCTATGGCATCCCTGCCGCCTCATTCTGGGCGGGCAGCATCCTGTTGCGTCGCGGCGGCGATGATGCGCCGCTGCGGACGGTGGAATCTGCAGCGATCCTGTTCACGGTGCTGCTGGCGTTCATGGAAATCCGCCACGCGGTGAATCATGGCGACGTCTATTACGCGAGCGCAGGTCTCACTGAGATCGCGCTGCAGGTCTGCGTGGCGCTCGCCATGGCGATCGGGCTGGAGCGGCTGTGCCTCCGTACCGGCAGCGTCATTCACAACGCCGGCGCGATCCTGCTGACGGCCTTCGCCGGCCTCGCAACATTGTTCGGGTTGCTGCTATTGGAGAACCCGATGCTCGGGTGGATCGATGTCGGCGGCGTCGTGATCAACCTGCTGCTGCTCGGCTACGCCTTGCCCGCGGTGCTCGCGCTGCTGTTGTCCTACGCCGTGGCCGGCCAGCGTCCGGTCGTCTACGCCAACACGATCGCAGCCGCCGCACTTGTTCTCGCGCTGGCCTATGTGACGTTTGAGATCAGGCGAATCTATCACGGCGCGGTCATCTCGGATGGCCCGACCAGCGGCGCGGAACAATACACCTATTCGATCGCCTATCTCGCGTTCGGCGTAGCGCTGCTCGGCATCGGCATCGTCGTTAACTCGCAGCGCGCGCGGCTGGCGTCCGCCGTGGTTATCGGGCTGACGATCCTGAAAGCGTTCCTGATCGACATGTCGACGCTCACCGGTGTCTACCGGGCGCTGTCCTTCATGTGCCTCGGCCTGGTGCTGGTGGCGATCGGCTGGCTGTATCAGCGAATCCTGTTTCGCAGGCAGGCGCCGGTGCCGGCTGCTCCGGCCGCACCGGCAGGAGAATGA
- a CDS encoding methyl-accepting chemotaxis protein, which yields MSALSIRAKVIAVIAFMLIAMSGMGFLTIRSMQTINAHTVEIAGNWLPSVRVLGELRADINLFRIALRAHVMAETLEAKAANDKRLAGILERIAKDRKAYERSIATAEERSLHENWVRAWDRYITGVQEVIELSRASIGRIPHEASEAISKKVAVIAAESDAFLEKSIDLNNKGADTATRQAAEGYNFAFWLVLCIVAAVVICGIGVGVYLVRDLSRGIASIVKPMQALGNGDLSAEVARRGEKTEIGAMADALQVFKDALIAKKAADEAAARDAEAKIERGRRVDTITRDFEAMIGQIVETVSSASTELEASAGTLTSTAERAQELATTVASASEEASTNVQSVASATEEMASSVTEISRQVQESARMAGDAVDQAARTNDRVSELSKAAARIGDVIELINNIAGQTNLLALNATIEAARAGEAGRGFAVVASEVKALAEQTAKATGEIGQQITGIQAATEDSVSAIQEISGTIGKLSEISSAIAAAVEEQGAATQEISRNVQQAAAGTQMVSANITDVQRGATETETASSHVLSAAQLLSGDSNRLKVEVAKFLESVRAA from the coding sequence ATGTCCGCCCTTTCCATTCGCGCCAAAGTCATTGCCGTGATCGCATTCATGCTGATCGCGATGTCCGGCATGGGCTTTCTGACAATCCGCAGCATGCAGACGATCAACGCCCACACGGTGGAAATCGCCGGTAACTGGCTGCCGAGCGTCCGCGTGCTCGGTGAGCTGCGCGCCGACATCAACCTGTTCCGTATTGCGCTCCGCGCCCATGTCATGGCGGAAACGCTGGAGGCGAAGGCCGCTAACGACAAGCGGCTGGCCGGCATCCTCGAGAGGATTGCAAAGGACCGCAAGGCTTACGAGCGCTCGATTGCCACGGCGGAAGAGCGTTCGTTGCACGAGAACTGGGTGCGCGCCTGGGACAGATACATCACGGGCGTGCAGGAAGTCATTGAGCTGTCGCGCGCGAGCATCGGCCGCATCCCGCATGAGGCGAGCGAGGCCATCTCCAAGAAGGTCGCCGTCATCGCCGCGGAATCCGATGCGTTCCTGGAAAAATCCATCGACCTGAACAACAAGGGCGCGGACACCGCGACCAGGCAGGCCGCCGAAGGTTACAACTTCGCCTTCTGGCTGGTTTTGTGCATTGTCGCCGCGGTTGTCATCTGCGGCATCGGCGTCGGGGTCTATCTCGTCCGCGATCTGTCGCGCGGCATTGCTTCCATCGTAAAACCGATGCAGGCGCTCGGAAACGGCGATCTGTCCGCCGAAGTGGCGCGCCGCGGCGAGAAGACGGAGATCGGCGCGATGGCCGATGCCCTGCAGGTTTTCAAGGATGCGTTGATTGCCAAGAAGGCGGCCGACGAAGCCGCAGCCCGCGATGCCGAAGCCAAAATCGAGCGCGGCCGCCGCGTCGACACCATCACGCGCGACTTCGAAGCGATGATCGGCCAGATCGTCGAAACTGTTTCCTCGGCATCGACCGAGCTCGAGGCGTCGGCAGGCACGCTGACTTCGACCGCCGAGCGCGCGCAGGAGCTCGCCACCACCGTCGCCTCGGCTTCGGAAGAGGCCTCCACCAACGTGCAGTCGGTCGCCTCGGCCACCGAGGAAATGGCATCCTCGGTCACCGAGATCAGCCGGCAGGTGCAGGAATCCGCGCGAATGGCCGGAGATGCCGTGGATCAGGCCGCACGAACCAATGACCGCGTCAGCGAACTGTCGAAGGCGGCCGCGCGCATCGGCGACGTGATCGAGCTGATTAACAACATCGCCGGCCAGACCAATCTGCTCGCGCTCAATGCAACCATCGAGGCGGCACGCGCCGGCGAGGCCGGCCGCGGCTTTGCGGTCGTTGCGTCGGAAGTGAAGGCGCTGGCCGAACAGACCGCGAAGGCGACCGGCGAGATCGGTCAGCAGATCACCGGCATCCAGGCCGCGACCGAGGACTCGGTTTCTGCGATCCAGGAAATCTCCGGCACGATCGGCAAGCTCTCCGAAATTTCCTCGGCCATTGCAGCCGCGGTGGAAGAGCAGGGCGCGGCAACGCAGGAAATCTCGCGCAACGTGCAGCAGGCCGCGGCGGGAACGCAGATGGTCTCCGCCAACATCACCGACGTGCAACGCGGCGCGACCGAGACGGAGACGGCCTCTTCGCACGTCCTGTCCGCGGCGCAGCTGCTGTCCGGCGACAGCAACCGACTCAAGGTCGAGGTCGCCAAATTCCTCGAATCGGTCCGCGCCGCCTAG
- a CDS encoding MDR family oxidoreductase, with the protein MATFKAIRIDKAEKGTTAALTQFDEAELMDGDVTVAVEWSTLNYKDGLAVTGKAPVVRRFPMIAGIDFAGTVAQSSHPDWKAGDKVVCNGWGMGETHLGAYAEKARVKGDWLVRLPDGMSTRDAMAIGTAGYTAMLSVLALEKHGLTPKSGPIVVTGAAGGVGSVATAVLSKLGYHVIASTGRMSEADYLRGLGAAEVIDRAELAGAAKPLAKERWAGGVDSVGSTTLANLLSMTKYGGAIAACGLAAGMDLPSSVAPFILRGVCLLGIDSVMCPLPQRKLAWNRLASDLDKTKLADITQEINLDQVIGTGAQILAGQVRGRIVVKIV; encoded by the coding sequence ATGGCAACGTTCAAGGCCATCAGGATCGACAAGGCGGAGAAGGGTACCACCGCCGCGCTGACGCAGTTCGACGAAGCCGAACTGATGGACGGCGACGTCACGGTCGCGGTCGAATGGTCGACGCTGAACTACAAGGATGGCCTCGCCGTCACCGGCAAGGCGCCGGTGGTGCGCCGCTTTCCGATGATCGCCGGCATCGATTTCGCGGGCACTGTTGCGCAATCCTCGCATCCGGACTGGAAGGCCGGCGACAAGGTCGTCTGCAATGGCTGGGGCATGGGTGAAACCCATCTCGGCGCCTATGCCGAGAAAGCGCGGGTCAAGGGCGACTGGCTGGTGCGGCTGCCTGACGGCATGTCGACCCGCGACGCGATGGCGATCGGTACCGCCGGTTACACCGCGATGCTCTCGGTGCTGGCGCTGGAGAAGCACGGCCTGACGCCCAAGAGCGGTCCGATCGTGGTGACCGGCGCCGCCGGCGGCGTCGGCTCGGTCGCTACCGCTGTGCTGTCGAAACTCGGCTACCACGTCATAGCGTCCACGGGGCGGATGTCGGAAGCCGACTACCTTAGGGGTCTCGGTGCCGCCGAGGTCATCGATCGCGCCGAGTTGGCCGGGGCAGCCAAGCCGCTGGCCAAGGAGCGCTGGGCGGGCGGCGTCGACAGCGTCGGCTCGACCACGCTCGCCAACCTGCTGTCGATGACGAAATATGGCGGCGCCATCGCCGCTTGCGGCCTCGCCGCCGGTATGGATCTGCCGTCGTCCGTTGCACCGTTCATTTTGCGCGGGGTGTGCCTTCTGGGCATCGATTCCGTGATGTGTCCGCTACCCCAGCGAAAGCTTGCCTGGAACCGTCTCGCCAGTGACTTGGACAAGACCAAACTGGCTGATATCACTCAGGAAATTAACCTTGACCAAGTCATTGGAACCGGAGCACAAATCCTGGCGGGCCAAGTCCGCGGTCGAATCGTGGTAAAAATTGTCTAA